In the Balaenoptera ricei isolate mBalRic1 chromosome 1, mBalRic1.hap2, whole genome shotgun sequence genome, TTGATTCCTCGTAAGAAGCCTATGAGTGTTGTataattacccccattttatagatgagaaagctgaggcacagagggattAAATAACTCAACTAAGGTGGTAAGGTTGTAAGCCAGGAAGTGGTGGAACAAGGATTTGAACCAGGAAGCCTGGCTTCTAGAATGTGctctctgcttttcttctttgtccctCCTGCCGTGGCTGCCTTTGTCTCTCAGCCTGCGAGTGTGATCCAGATGGGGCAGTGCCAGGAGCGCCCTGTGACCCAGTGACCGGGCAGTGTGTGTGCAAGGAGCAAGTGCAGGGGGAACGCTGTGACCTGTGCAAGCCGGGATTTACAGGACTCACCTACGCCAACCCGCAGGGCTGCCACCGTGAGTAGGGGGCCCAGCCTGCCGTGGCGTGGGGCAGGCGGCCTGGGGCCACCAGGTCTGTGACTGGTCCTGCTCACTGAGCTGCGTGCCGGCTGCTTTGCCACTGGCTTCCAGCAGGTGACAGCACAGGCCTGAGGTGGAGGCTGGGACAGAGCCCTCCCGAGGGAGGGCAGGCAGGTGGCCCAGCAGCCAGGTGCGGGCACTGGTGGGAAAGTGTGGTGGCCTTATGAGTCAGCCAGGTTATCTGGAGGGAACGGCCCCGCCTCGTTCTTTTCCCAGGCTGTGCCCCTCCCTGATGCACATCCTCTGGGGGTAAGATTTGGGTGGCCCGGCCCCCAGGCTCAGCAGCCCTCCCTCCCTTGCAGGCTGTGACTGCAGCGTCCTGGGTACCCGGCGGGACATGCCGTGTGATGAGGAGAGTGGACGCTGCCTGTGTCTGCCCCACGTGGTGGGCCCCAAATGTGACCAGTGCGCTCGCTACCACTGGAAGCTGGCCAGTGGCCGGGGCTGTGAGCCATGTGCCTGTGACCTGCACAACTCCCTCAGCCCCCAGTGCCACCAGGTAAATGGCGGGGTGGCCCATGGGCCCCTCAGCAAGGGAGGGCTCCCGCCCACCGGCCTCTGTCTCCCCTCCGCACTGCCCTTCTGGGTCTTTCTAAAGTCAGACTGGGCTGCTTCTGTCCGCCTTCCCCTGGGGAGGCTGCCAAATGTCCCCCCGTCCGTGGCTCTCAGCCTTTGGCAATGCCACATTCGCACACCTTCTGCAGGGCCGTCCCGGGCTTTGACCTCAGAGCTTGTGTCCTCGTGGGAGCCCTTGCTTTGGGGTGCACTGGGGAGTTCTGCTCCCTGACCGGTCTCTCCCCGCACAGTTCACAGGGCAGTGCCCCTGTCAGGAAGGGTTTGGTGGCCTGACCTGCAGCACTGCAGCCGTCCGCCAGTGTCCTGACAGAACCTACGGAGATGCAGCTATGGGATGCCGAGGTGTGCTCACTGAGTGGGGACGCGGAGGGCATGGGGGGGTTGTGTGCTCGGGTGGGCTCGTGGTGGGGACACGTGGGTCTGTGGTGTGGGAGGGCATCCCGTACTGGTgcacggggttggggggggcccTGGCAACCCATAGGAGCGCTCGCTCCCCACCGCTGCCCAGGGCTGACACCAGGCCGTCCCCGTGTCCCCATGTGCGCATGACAGGAGGGCTACTTTGCTTCCCACTTCCCTGAGAAACCATTTCCCAGAAGCCATCTGCAGGAAAcgtcctcctctccctcttcataGATGGAGAAAGTGAGTCCTGAGGGGGGTCAGTTTGACGAGTAGTGACAAGGGCATGCAGACCTGAGTCTGTTCTCAGCTCTGTGACCTCGGGACGAGTTGCTCCCCtcttcaggcctcagtttcctcatctggggaAGGGGCACATTGCCTCAGAGGCTTCATCTgtgaaaatgggaaaacaagcgtGTTAACTCTGCCACAGAGTGTGTGGTGAGGGTCAGAAGCGTAGGCATGTGCCTGGTGAGTGAGaggctcagaacagtgcctggcacgtcgGAGGTGCTACGTAAGGGCTTGCTGTCGTTACCATGATTTCATTCTGGCCTTGACAGTCTTATTCTAAGTGTGAAATACCCTGAGGTCAGACCTCTTCTTTGGGCTTTCCCCACCAAACACCTGATCTTCCTGCCCCCCCTGCCTCTGACCATCATTTCTCCTGCCTTAGCCTGTGACTGTGACTTCCGGGGAACGGAGGGACCAGGCTGCGACAAGGCCTCGGGCCGCTGTCTCTGCCGCCCTGGCTCGACCGGGCCACGCTGCGACCAGTGCCAGCGAGGCTACTGTGACCGCTACCCGGTGTGTGTGGCCTGCCACCCCTGCTTCCAGACCTACGATGCCGGCCTCCGGGAGCGGGCCCTCCGCCTCAGCAGCCTCCGCAATGCCACCACCAGCCTGTGGCCCGGGCCGGGCCTGGAGGACCGCGGCCTGGCATCCCGGATGCTGGACACAAAGAACAAGCTGGAGCAGATCCAAGCCATCCTCGGCGGTGCCTCGGTCACGGAGCAGGAGGTGGCCCAGGTGGCCAATGCCATCGTCTCCATCAGGTCATTCCCCCTCCCTGCCGAGCCACGTGGCAGAAAAATAACTCCACGTGCGTCCACATGGGGGCGCACTGGTCCTTCCTTACATCGGTTACAGCCCTTTACCGTCTACCAAGGCTTCTCACAGGCCCCTCTCTTTTCACTGTCACAACAGCCCTGGGAGGTTGGCGGAGTTATTCCTTGCGtcttgcagatggggaaacaggcgCAGATAGGTGGCGTGATGGAGTCACATGGCCACCGAGGGGCAGAGCGGGGGACCGGGAGCACAAGCACGAGCCCAAGTCCTGAGTTCTCTCAAGTGCCCGGTGCCGCCCGTGGGAGAGTCAGCTCTGCATTAGTCAACCTTGTGGAGGGCATCCGAGAGGCAGGGCTCTAAAAATAACTTGCGTTTGCCTTTGGAATGGGAGCAGTCCCACCCACAGTCCCCTCCTACCAGCAGAGGTGACTTCTCATTGAGGTTTCGTTCTGAAGTTTGTAGGAGTTTGTTTCCCTGAGCACTTGCTGACTGTGAGGGCCTGAGCCACCTAGGTGTGCCATTGACCTCGGTCTCAGAACTGAGTAGGGAGTCCGCAGGCAGTTGGTGGGCTGGGTGTGCAGGCCTGGAGGGGCTTTGCAGAAGGACGGTCCATGCTGAGCAAAGCCTGGCCATGGAGAATGCGAGGCTGGTGGAGGGAatggtggtgggtggagctgcAAAGGGCCTGGGAGGGAGGAATATCTGAAAGCTCAGCCGTGGTGGGTCAGGGCAGGTGACCCCCTTCAGGTGGAGACCACCAGTGGGCAGCAGCTACGGGAGCTCCGTGGGGAGGTGTGGGCTGCAGAAGAGAGGCTCGGGAGCCTGGGGTACAGGTGGTGGCCGATGTCAGCCTGTAggcagtggaggaggaggaggggctcaGGGGATCCTCCTCGTGGAAGCCGACgtggggaggtggaggaaagCTGGGACTGTTAGGGTCACACATGCCAAGGAGGGAGAGATTTTTATGGATCTGCCTGCATAGGGGTGGAGGGAGGTTGTGCTAGCTTTTGCCCAGCAGGATCCTCTCCAGCCTGTGGAGGCTCCCTTCTGTGGCTTTTGCTGATGGCGTCTCTTTTTCCTGACTCGGTAGTGATCTCTCCGAGGGGATGGCTGGCTCTGGGGTGGAAGCCCCCATGCTGTATTTTAGTGGAAGCTTCTCTCCCACTTCAGGCAGACTCTCCAGGGCCTGCAGGTGGATCTGCCCCTCGAGGAGGAGACCTTGTCCCTCCCGGGAGACCTGGAGAATCTGGACAGAAGCTTCAATCGCCTCCTCGTTATGTATCAGAGCAAGAGGGAACAGTTTGAAAAAATAAGCAGTGCCGACCCTTCAGGTGAGGAAGGGTACACAGACGCCACGCCGGGCCAGGCTTCATCTCCGTCTCCAGGCCTCCGGGTCCAGGGCCAGCTTGGTGCCCTCTCTTCTTCCCACAGGAGCCTTCCGGATGCTGACCGCGGCCCACCAGCGGTCGTCCCAGGCTGCTCAGCAGGTCGCGGACAGCTCCCGCTGGCTGCTCCAGCTCAGGGACAGCCGGAGAGAGGCGGAGAGGCTGGAGCagaagctgggaggaggaggaggagccggtGGCCCCCAGCTTGCGGCCCTGAGGCTGGAGATGGCTTCCTTGCCTGATCTGACACCCACCGTCAACAAGGTGACTCCTGTCATGGAGCCCTGCTTCCAGAGGCCCCCTGCCCCAGCTTGTCACTCACCAACTGTTGCTCCACATTCCCTCCTGGGGCCACGTGGACCTCCCACACCCCCGCCCATCCCGACCCTTGACCCCACATAGTGTGTTCAGCAGTTACCAAGGAAACAAGTTTCTGGTGCCCAAGTTGCCGTGGAGATGTCTGGCTGCTTGTTTCCCAGGTGTGGGAGGGGAGTGATCACTGAGGAGGCTTGGGGACCCCCTCTGATGCCCCCATCTCTCCACAGCTCTGTGGGGGCTCCAGGGAGATGGCTTGCACCCCGGGAGCATGCCCTGGGGAGCTGTGTCCCCGAGACAACGGCACGGCCTGTGGCTCCCACTGCAGTGGTGCTCTCCCCAGGGCAGGTGGGGCCTTCCGGACGGCAGGGCAGGTGGCCGAGCAGCTGCGGGGCCTCAACGCCCAGCTCCAGCAGACCAGGCAGATGGTAGGTGTGGCTGAGGTGGAGTGGGCCCATGTAGGAGGAGGCAGGGGGGACAGAGCCCCTGAGCAAGGCAGAGCTCCCATTTTGAAGCCAGGAGTCGAAAGCCCAGAGATGTCAGGTGACTTTCCCGTGGCCCTACAGCAAGTGAGAGATGGAGTTTGAGGCCAGTGTTTCTACATCATTTCTTCCGGGGCCAAACCGAGCTAGTTACAAGTGTTTCCTAGGTAGATCTTGGGTAGCAGGTGCCTACAGAACCCTCGGGGGCTGCTGAGAGGCCCTCCTGGGGCTTTAACCACTGCTGACCCGTAGCGTGTGTCAGCAGATCAGGGCAGCCGAGGAAGCCACCTCACAGGTGCAGTCGGATGCTCAGCGCCTGGAGATGCAGGTGAGCACCAGCCGCTCCCAGATGGAGGAGGACGTCACACGCACGCGGCTCCTCATCCAGCAGGTCCGGGACTTCCTCTCAGGTGAGCTGGCCTTCACCTTTCCCTGGGCTGATGTTTTGACTTCTGCCTGTCCTCAGTGCCCCATTCCCTGTCCCTCATCCCATTCATCAGTCAGCTACTTCCTTCCCTGGTCTCCATGCCCCTGGACCAGCCCCCGTCACTCACCTGGATGGCTGCACGGCCTGTAGGTGAccccccacctccttcctgcTCCCTTATA is a window encoding:
- the LAMB3 gene encoding laminin subunit beta-3 isoform X2; translated protein: MRPLLLLYFALPSVLCAQQACSRGACYPPVGDLLIGRTRFLRASSTCGLAKPETYCAQYGEWQMKCCKCDSRLPHNYNSHRVENVVSSSGPMRWWQSQNDVSPVSLQLDLDRKFQLQDLMMDFKGPMPAGMLIERSSDFGKTWQVYQYLAADCTSAFPRVRQGQPQSWQDARCQPLPQRPNRRLDGAKVQLNLMDLASGIPATQSQKIQELGEITNLRVNFTRLAPVPQRGYHPPSTYYAVSQLRLQGSCFCHGHADRCAPNSRAPAGPSTAVQVHEVCVCQHNTAGSNCERCAPFYNNRPWKPADDQDPHECQRCDCNGHSETCHFDPAVFAASQGAHGGVCDNCQHHTEGENCERCQLHYFRSRRPGAPVQETCLPCECDPDGAVPGAPCDPVTGQCVCKEQVQGERCDLCKPGFTGLTYANPQGCHRCDCSVLGTRRDMPCDEESGRCLCLPHVVGPKCDQCARYHWKLASGRGCEPCACDLHNSLSPQCHQFTGQCPCQEGFGGLTCSTAAVRQCPDRTYGDAAMGCRACDCDFRGTEGPGCDKASGRCLCRPGSTGPRCDQCQRGYCDRYPVCVACHPCFQTYDAGLRERALRLSSLRNATTSLWPGPGLEDRGLASRMLDTKNKLEQIQAILGGASVTEQEVAQVANAIVSIRQTLQGLQVDLPLEEETLSLPGDLENLDRSFNRLLVMYQSKREQFEKISSADPSGAFRMLTAAHQRSSQAAQQVADSSRWLLQLRDSRREAERLEQKLGGGGGAGGPQLAALRLEMASLPDLTPTVNKLCGGSREMACTPGACPGELCPRDNGTACGSHCSGALPRAGGAFRTAGQVAEQLRGLNAQLQQTRQMIRAAEEATSQVQSDAQRLEMQVSTSRSQMEEDVTRTRLLIQQVRDFLSVPLLQEARAPSWVLVAGWREAETGQSLMMGLTKKEDFP